One window of Pyrus communis chromosome 12, drPyrComm1.1, whole genome shotgun sequence genomic DNA carries:
- the LOC137711182 gene encoding cyclic dof factor 1-like, translated as MLETKDPAIKLFGKKIALPADIDDLGFARPVEKEVEVESEEEDEEEEDAETEQDSPSRKSTESIEQDDGSPPKTEDPANLEILPDSNVNPKTPSTDEESAQSKTAQTEKEPSTENSEEKTLKKPDKILPCPRCNSMDTKFCYYNNYNVNQPRHFCKACQRYWTAGGTMRNVPVGAGRRKNKNSASHYRHFTITEALQAARIDAPNGAYHPALESNGRVLSFGVDAPICDPMASVLNLADKNVSSSTRNGLHKGEEQVFRAPCKSRENGDDSSSASSVNVSKPHLQNVNGFSSQIPCLPGVLWPYPWNAAVPPPAFCPPGFPLSLCPAPYWNCGVPGTWNVPWFGPQPPSPNQKSPHSSSNSPTLGKHSRDEDVVRPDNLEKQEPSRQKNGCVLVPKTLRIDDPSEAAKSSIWATLGIKNDSISGKGLFKAFQPKSDQKKIVPETSPAMRANPAALSRSLNFHESS; from the exons ATGCTGGAAACTAAGGACCCCGCGATCAAGCTCTTCGGGAAGAAGATTGCCCTCCCCGCCGACATCGACGACTTGGGTTTTGCTCGGCCTGTAGAGAAAGAAGTGGAGGTAGAGTCAGAGGAGgaggacgaagaagaagaggatgcAGAGACAGAGCAG GATTCGCCATCACGAAAATCGACAGAGAGCATAGAACAAGATGATGGTTCTCCTCCTAAAACTGAAGACCCTGCAAATCTGGAAATATTACCAGATTCTAATGTGAACCCGAAGACACCATCAACAGATGAAGAAAGTGCGCAATCGAAAACTGCTCAGACAGAGAAAGAACCGAGTACTGAAAACTCGGAAGAGAAAACCCTGAAGAAGCCTGACAAGATACTTCCATGCCCCCGCTGCAATAGCATGGACACTAAATTTTGTTACTACAACAATTACAATGTCAATCAACCGCGGCATTTCTGCAAAGCCTGTCAAAGATACTGGACTGCAGGTGGTACCATGAGGAATGTGCCTGTGGGAGCTGGACGTCGCAAAAACAAGAACTCTGCCTCACATTATCGCCACTTCACCATTACCGAGGCTCTTCAAGCAGCTCGGATTGATGCTCCAAATGGAGCTTACCACCCTGCATTAGAAAGCAATGGTAGAGTCCTAAGCTTCGGAGTGGATGCACCTATTTGTGATCCTATGGCTTCTGTTCTAAATCTTGCAGATAAAAATGTTTCAAGTAGTACTCGAAATGGTTTGCATAAAGGCGAAGAACAGGTATTTCGAGCTCCTTGCAAATCTAGGGAAAATGGTGATGATAGCTCCAGTGCATCTTCTGTAAATGTTTCAAAACCACACTTGCAGAATGTCAATGGTTTCTCTTCGCAAATTCCTTGTCTTCCCGGTGTTCTGTGGCCTTATCCATGGAATGCAGCAGTTCCCCCACCGGCTTTTTGTCCTCCAGGATTTCCTCTATCACTTTGCCCTGCACCTTATTGGAACTGTGGCGTGCCTGGCACTTGGAACGTTCCTTGGTTTGGTCCACAACCCCCTTCTCCAAACCAAAAGTCTCCCCACTCTAGTTCAAATTCTCCAACATTGGGGAAGCATTCGAGGGATGAGGACGTTGTAAGACCAGATaatctggagaaacaagagCCATCAAGACAGAAAAATGGATGTGTTTTGGTTCCGAAAACATTACGGATTGATGATCCAAGTGAAGCTGCAAAGAGTTCAATATGGGCAACGCTCGGAATCAAGAACGATTCCATCAGTGGCAAAGGACTGTTCAAGGCCTTCCAACCAAAGAGTGATCAAAAGAAAATTGTCCCTGAGACCTCCCCCGCAATGCGAGCAAATCCAGCTGCATTGTCTAGATCCCTCAACTTTCATGAGAGCTCATGA